A single Bos mutus isolate GX-2022 chromosome 16, NWIPB_WYAK_1.1, whole genome shotgun sequence DNA region contains:
- the LOC138991195 gene encoding LOW QUALITY PROTEIN: hsc70-interacting protein-like (The sequence of the model RefSeq protein was modified relative to this genomic sequence to represent the inferred CDS: deleted 2 bases in 1 codon) — translation MDPHKVSELQAFVKMCKQDPSVLHTEEMRFLREWVESMGGKLPPAAHKTKLEENTKEEKTDSKKAEENIKTDEPSSEESDLEIDNEGVIEPDTDAPQEMGEKKKEMGDENVEITEEMMDQANDKKVAAIDALNDGELQKAIDLFTDAIKLNPRLAILYAKRASVFIKLQKPNAAIRDCDRAIEINPDSAQPYKWRGKAHRLLGHWEEAAHDLALACKLDYDEDASAMLKEVQPRAQKIAEHRRKYERKREEREIKERIERVKKAWEEHERAQREEEARRQSGSQYGSFPGGFPGGMPGLNEILSDPEVLAAMQDPEVMVAFQDVAQNPANMSKYQSNPKVMNLISKLSAKFGGQA, via the exons ATGGACCCCCACAAAGTAAGCGAGCTTCAAGCCTTCGTGAAAATGTGTAAGCAGGACCCGAGCGTTCTGCACACTGAGGAAATGCGCTTCCTGAGGGAGTGGGTGGAGAGCATGGGGGGTAAACTACCACCTGCTGCTCATAAAACTAAATTGGAAGAAAATaccaaggaagaaaaaacagataGTAAGAAGGCGGAGGAAAACATAAAGACAGACGAACCGTCAAGTGAGGAAAGTGATCTAGAAATTGACAATGAAGGTGTGATTGAACCAGACACTGATGCACCTcaagaaatgggagaaaaaaaaaaa gaaatgggagatGAAAATGTAGAGATAACTGAGGAGATGATGGATCAGGCAAATGATAAAAAAGTGGCTGCCATTGATGCCCTAAATGATGGTGAACTACAGAAAGCCATTGACTTGTTCACAGATGCCATTAAGCTAAATCCTCGTTTGGCTATTCTGTATGCCAAGAGAGCCAGTGTCTTCATCAAATTACAGAAGCCAAATGCTGCCATCCGAGACTGTGACAGAGCTATTGAAATAAATCCTGATTCAGCTCAGCCATACAAGTGGCGAGGGAAAGCGCACAGACTTCTGGGCCATTGGGAAGAAGCTGCCCATGATCTTGCCCTTGCATGTAAGCTGGATTATGATGAAGATGCTAGTGCAATGCTGAAGGAAGTTCAACCAAGGGCCCAGAAAATTGCTGAACATCGGAGAAAGTATGAGCGAAAACGTGAAGAGCGTGAGatcaaagaaagaatagaaagggTTAAGAAGGCTTGGGAAGAACATGAGAGAGCCCAGAGGGAGGAAGAAGCCAGAAGACAATCAGGATCTCAGTATGGCTCTTTTCCAGGTGGCTTTCCTGGGGGAATGCCTGGCCTCAATGAAATTCTTAGTGATCCAGAGGTCCTTGCAGCCATGCAGGATCCAGAAGTTATGGTGGCCTTCCAGGATGTGGCCCAGAACCCGGCAAATATGTCAAAATATCAGAGCAACCCAAAGGTTATGAATCTCATCAGTAAATTGTCGGCCAAATTTGGGGGTCAAGCATAA